The Pan troglodytes isolate AG18354 chromosome 8, NHGRI_mPanTro3-v2.0_pri, whole genome shotgun sequence genome window below encodes:
- the HMX2 gene encoding homeobox protein HMX2 → MGSKEDAGKGCPAAGGVSSFTIQSILGGGPSEAPREPVGWPARKRSLSVSSEEEEPDDGWKAPACFCPDQHGPKEQGPKHHPLIPFPCLGTPKGSGGSGPGGLERTPFLSPSHSDFKEEKERLLPAGSPSPGSERPRDGGAERQAGAAKKKTRTVFSRSQVYQLESTFDMKRYLSSSERACLASSLQLTETQVKTWFQNRRNKWKRQLSAELEAANMAHASAQTLVSMPLVFRDSSLLRVPVPRSLAFPAPLYYPGSNLSALPLYNLYNKLDY, encoded by the exons ATGGGCAGCAAAGAAGATGCGGGCAAGGGGTGTCCGGCGGCCGGTGGCGTCTCCAGCTTCACCATCCAGTCCATCCTGGGCGGGGGCCCCTCGGAGGCACCGCGGGAGCCCGTCGGCTGGCCAGCCAGGAAGCGCAGCCTGTCCGTGTCCTCGGAGGAGGAGGAGCCGGACGACGGCTGGAAGGCGCCCGCCTGCTTCTGCCCAGACCAGCACGGCCCTAAGGAGCAGGGCCCCAAGCACCATCCCCTCATCCCTTTTCCTTGCCTGG GTACCCCCAAGGGCAGCGGAGGCTCGGGCCCGGGCGGCTTGGAGCGCAcgcctttcctctctccttcgcACTCGGActttaaagaagagaaagagaggctcCTGCCCGCGGGCTCGCCCTCGCCGGGGTCCGAGCGGCCGCGGGACGGCGGCGCTGAGCGGCAGGCCGGCGCGGCCAAGAAGAAGACGCGCACCGTCTTTTCTCGCAGCCAGGTGTACCAGCTCGAGTCCACCTTCGACATGAAGCGCTACCTGAGCAGCTCGGAGCGCGCCTGCCTCGCCTCCAGCCTGCAGCTCACGGAGACCCAGGTAAAGACTTGGTTCCAGAACCGCCGCAACAAGTGGAAGCGGCAGCTCTCGGCTGAGCTGGAGGCGGCCAACATGGCGCACGCGTCGGCGCAGACTCTGGTGAGCATGCCGCTGGTGTTCCGGGACAGTTCGCTGCTGCGCGTGCCGGTGCCGCGCTCGCTCGCCTTTCCCGCGCCGCTCTACTACCCGGGAAGCAACCTCTCGGCCTTACCTCTCTACAACCTATACAACAAGCTCGACTACTGA
- the HMX3 gene encoding homeobox protein HMX3 — MPEPGRDAPGTASAQPPPPPPPPPAPKESPFSIKNLLNGDHHRPPPKPQPPPRTLFAPASAAAAAAAAAAAAAKGALEGAAGFALSQVGDLAFPRFEIPAQRFALPAHYLERSPAWWYPYTLTPAGGHLPRPEASEKALLRDSSPASGTDRDSPEPLLKADPDHKELDSKSPDEIILEESDSEESKKEGEAAPGAAGASVGAAAATPGAEDWKKGAESPEKKPACRKKKTRTVFSRSQVFQLESTFDMKRYLSSSERAGLAASLHLTETQVKIWFQNRRNKWKRQLAAELEAANLSHAAAQRIVRVPILYHENSAAEGAAAAAAGAPVPVSQPLLTFPHPVYYSHPVVSSVPLLRPV; from the exons ATGCCGGAACCCGGGCGGGACGCTCCCGGCACCGCCAGCGCACAGCCCCCACCGCCGCCGCCCCCACCACCCGCTCCCAAGGAGTCCCCGTTCTCCATCAAGAACCTGCTCAACGGAGACCACCACCGGCCGCCCCCTAAGCCTCAGCCGCCCCCACGGACGCTCTTCGCGCCAGCCTcggctgccgccgccgccgccgctgccgctgccgcGGCGGCCAAGGGGGCCCTGGAGGGCGCCGCGGGCTTCGCGCTCTCGCAGGTGGGCGACCTGGCTTTCCCCCGCTTTGAGATCCCGGCGCAGAGGTTTGCCCTGCCCGCGCACTACCTGGAGCGCTCCCCAGCCTGGTGGTACCCCTACACCCTGACCCCCGCCGGCGGCCACCTCCCGCGACCTGAAG CCTCGGAGAAGGCCTTGCTGAGAGACTCCTCCCCCGCCTCGGGCACAGACCGCGACTCTCCGGAGCCACTGCTCAAGGCCGACCCCGACCACAAGGAGCTGGACTCCAAGAGCCCGGACGAGATCATTCTGGAGGAGAGCGACTCCGAGGAAAGCAAAAAGGAAGGCGAAGCGGCGCCAGGCGCGGCCGGGGCGAGCGTAGGGGCGGCGGCGGCCACTCCGGGCGCAGAAGACTGGAAGAAGGGCGCCGAAAGTCCAGAGAAGAAGCCGGCGTGCCGCAAGAAGAAGACGCGCACCGTCTTCTCGCGCAGCCAGGTCTTCCAGCTCGAGTCCACCTTCGACATGAAGCGCTATCTGAGCAGCTCGGAGCGAGCCGGCCTGGCCGCGTCCCTGCACCTCACCGAGACGCAGGTCAAGATCTGGTTCCAGAACCGCCGCAACAAGTGGAAGCGGCAGCTGGCGGCGGAGCTGGAGGCGGCCAACCTGAGCCATGCCGCGGCGCAGCGCATCGTGCGGGTGCCCATCCTCTACCACGAGAACTCGGCGGCCGAGGGCGCGGCGGCTGCAGCCGCGGGGGCCCCGGTGCCAGTCAGCCAGCCGCTGCTCACCTTCCCGCACCCCGTCTACTACTCGCACCCGGTGGTCTCTTCCGTGCCGCTGCTACGGCCGGTCTGA